The genomic segment ATAGTTCACTCTGCTGCCAgcagacatgtccatgtttgttATTCGTCACATTTCACGACACTACTCCCTTTGACTGCGAAAATTAGAAAACTGAATTTATCAACTTAGCTTCATTAAAAAAGTCAAGGTAAGtgaaacatgattttttttaattgctggCTATGCTGAACTGGCTTGGCATCAGAGGGCCCAGGCATAGTTAAGAATACGAGTAATGAGCAGCTGATGCAACTGGCCCCAAAAGCCACACAATGCAAGATCAACAGAAGCAACAATAAGACTAGTATCAGATGAATCTATATACTAAGCATTTATTGTGGGTGTGTCTGTGCAGTACCTTTCTAGCTGAGTGCCGACAACCACCTCTTTCAGCTCCACTATGTTGGGATGTCTCAGCCTCAGCAGCAGGGTGATCTCTCTGAGGCTGCTGATGGGGACCCCTGACAGATGAGGAACAGATGTCACCGATCTTTTCAGTTGATGGTGGTGCAAAAATTAGATTTGTAAAATTACATCTACTTGTATGAATAAAGCTCTCAATCAGAGATatgcataaaaaaacaaagcatgtgATGATCTCACCATCTTTCTCTGCGTCCATTCGCACCTTTTTCAGGGCTACAATCTCATCTGACTTGGTGTCGCGGGCGCGGTCTGCAGTGAGAAAAGGGAATTGATTATTTACAGAGCATGTCACATGGACAAACTGAAGTGTTAGTCCTCAGTATTTCCTCTGCTGTCTAACTTACACACAATGCCGTAGGTTCCTTCTCCTATTCGGTTGAGTTTCTCAAACTCTCTGACACTTCTGCAGCTCCCAAactgaagagagaaaaacaagataaaGAAACGGTGACTCAGTGAACACTTCACAGCCTTCATTCCTGTCAAAAGAAGCAGTTTTTATCAGGTTTGCCaaattaaataatgaaacaGTTAAATGGATTGGCACTTCTCTACTCTGTATTTGGGCTTTCTTGCTACAAGCCTCATTCAGCCATTCACACTCTGATAAATGCATCAGGAGCAATTTGAGGTTCagtattttgcccaaggatatttctACAACCATTCATGAAGTGTGAAAATCCTTTAGATTTAATTATGCTAAACTAAAATGATTACCAAGAGACTTCCACTGACTATCAAACCACACTGTGTCAACATGAAGAATTGACTTTTGGGGCACTTTACCATTATCTATATGGGATGGGacgaaaaacaaaataaaaaacgacAAACGAACTAAAAGCCAACAGGCATTAGACGGCCATTCTTGGATGTCTTGTGATCACTTTTTCAATCAGGCTCAAGGTCCTAAAAAGGCATCCTGGATGCCGGGGGAATCACTGGAGGATTTGGGTGCTTCAGCATGGAGGCTTATATGCCATTTGAACCAAGTAATGAGATTGGCTGCTGGTGGAGACAAACGAGGCAACAAAGTGCGCAGACTTCACCTTTAAAGGCGCCTCTCTAATTAATCGATTACGTCTATGCAAGCGGTTTATTTACCGATCAAGTCTAGATGGGGAGCATGCCAAACTCCGTTTATAATCAGCCGTTTTAAACAAGGAGTAACTGCAAGTACAGCAGTTAGCTTGTAGTTAGCATTATTCGGTTTCAAGGCTAAAGTATCGTAAATACTGACTGAAAGAAAGCTCTAGAGcgaaatttattattttaaatgcatGCCGATTCTTTTAATAGAAGAGCTAGACTTGTAAAATTTTATCAGCTGGTATTATGTATGTAAAATATCGTGACTGATAGCAGAGTATCATTAAACAACCACAGTCATGAACGGACCCACACGGACGGAGCTCCTTCTCTTACCCTGTAATTTTGAGGCACTGTGAAAGTTTTATTGTCCTTAACAGACTTCAGCTTTATGGGGTCCGGTTCGTCCTCTCCAGCCGCGtccattgttttatttaaatgcagtttttggAGTAAAATAAATGTCCGGAAGAGTGCACatctacaaacagcagcacCTCATTCATCCGCCATTGAGGTTTGTTTTGGTAACTGGAGGACAACCAACAGCTTTCCCGGAGTTTGTGAACAGCTTCTGCTTCTGCGTCCCACACCTGGACCAAAACCTGACAAATTCATATTTGGAAAACTGTAAAACAaggataaaaatgaaataattgacatttaaaaaaaaacaaaaacaggccaCATACTGCCAGCAAGAAACGTACAAAATATTAGTGAATTAAATATGCTATTTCTCACATTTCTATTTCTGTAAACTCAACATTTTTGCTGAATGTTAATTTGATACTTAATTAATACTATCTGATGTTTGCCTTTTATTATAATATATAGTTTTAAAACTATATTTTATATCAAAAATATCTacattgaaatatattttatatagaaAAACTGACTGAATGCTGTATTTCAGGACAGTGAACAATGCCGAAAATAGGCTATTGGAGGTTGACTACACTTGATGACTGGACAACATACCAGTCAGGTGTTTGTAAACATTTGCAGTACatttaacctttaaaaaaaaaaaaaaaaaaaaaactatattatTTTTTGTGGTGGAAGCCCAGAAATGTTTTATACATACAGGTAAAAACAATTGATTAATAAATATTTTGGGCggtgaatgaatgaattataaattattacagaataaacaaattaactctccttcacaacaacagtgtcaCAAGGTGAGGATGGGGGACCTGTGGACACACAATCATCATGTTGGTATTGTTCCTGGATCAACAAAACTAATGTTGGCCCATGTTCAACACTGCAGGTGACCAATCATATTGTGGTGATGTCATATTTTTACGTTGTGGAAacaccatcacaccacacaccaATCCGTAACTCTAACCCTATCAGAGAGACCAAGCCCAGACACCCTGTGGAGGAAGGTAATTTCCTCCACAGGTTGAAAATGAGCCTATTGTATCCAGTAAACTTTGAACTGTTGGGAGTTTCCAGTCCCTGGCCAGTTGCGTGTGTTGGTGGTAATCCAATCTTCTCAAGCTTGGCATGAGTAGCAGGTTCCAAGATAACCCAGCCTTTAGTCCTTTGTCTAGGTCAAGACTTTTTCCACTTTCAATTAACCAACCAATCGTGTCTTTTTCCATTACACGCTGTACTGTAAATACCCATATCTGTACTTCTACAACAAGATAACCCAGAAGTGCATCAGCACTCCTGGTAATAAATAAGGAGCTCATAAAATCAGTTCCCCTTTGAGTCCAGTTTGTTgtagattaaaaataataatagtaatagaaGACTGTAAAAAGGACAGTGGACTAAAGTCACCCTCTTTTGTCATTAACCTAATCACTGGATATGTTAAGTTGACTGAATGTGACCACTACAAGCAACCAGAGAGCaagctgcaaacacacaaaatgcCCATAAAATCAGAGTGCAACAAAAGAGCTGCAAAGAGTCTCAAAAGGACTGCGAAGCATCAAAAAATAACCAAAGAGCTACAACATTGCTGCAATGGGAAAATTACTTCAAAGAGACAACAAATTAGCACAAAGAGATACAAAATGGCTCAACATAGGTCAAACATGCACTAAACCATCTCTTGCCCTCACAATTCTTCAAATAAGCACATTATTATTAGAAGTAAAAGCAAGTTGAGCTAGTGTAAAAGATTTACAGGCACAATGATAAGATCAGTACTGTTCAGCACTTCATAgctgctttcacacacacacacacacacaccagtgtcATGATTCAGTTTCGGGGTGATTCTTCATCACACTCAGCAAATAATCAGTCATCTCTCCTTCCAGTTTACCTCTTGTGAGAGACATTTGGAGTTACTGTCTGGTTGGTAGTTTCTTCCCCACTACGAAGGGTGCAGACCCAGGCCGCCGCTCTTTGATGGCATCGGCTATCGTGATTTTGGATTCCGTGGCGTAGATGTCGTCCCGTGACGGAGCTGTGATGAGGATGACGGGCGTTCGCTGTGAGGAGTCAGGCGATTCTGTCTCCATGTTTGGTTGTAAAGTGGGGGGGCTCTCTGAAACTGGCAGGGAGAAAACCATTAACTTAGCCTTCTACCCTCGTAGATGTTCAAGTGAAGTGAGAGAATATTACTATAAAGCCTGGTAAACAGTCAGTAACAGTTTACGTTTAGGTGATGCTTGTTTGCAATGTCTCCAAAGAGGCCCATTTAAGTCATATTTTTAGTCCTAGTCTTTGGACTTAAAGATTTCCAGATATTTCCAATAGCTTCAGGAGTGACTGATTTGGGCCTGTTTCTCTGAAATGACAATTGCAGTAATTACGAATTTATTATGCAGTCGAATGTTATTTTTATTGGACATCCAAGTGAAACCTTTAAAGTTAAACATCATTATTGGTCATTGGCCTGCTACCAGTCAGACCTGGTAGTGACCTGCTCAGGTGACGTATGCCTGCTGCCTAGAGGATAtccagtgtgtttgtttgtatatataCGCTTACACTAACAGCACCTTTTAAATGGGATTGTAATTACGGTACTTAGAGTTGGGTCTATGCcagaaattcaattcagttttattaatatcactccaaatcacaacaacagtcacctcaagctGCTAAAGCTCATACAAATATAACACACGGGAACCACAATTAAAGCTACTGATGATCATCAACAAATATGTGGTACAGAACAGCTTCTTTAACAATCTGTACATACACAGTCTTGTTAGATTAATCTAAGTACAAATACTTGAGCCATCTGCCGCcgtttgtgtttatttgaaaaGTTTTTTGAACTGGATGTTTTTTAACACTACAGATGATATAAAAGTGGATGTCTTATAACTGTTTCTTTCAGTCGACCTGTCATAACTGAACTTTTATCACAGTTATTATAGACTTCTGACCACTGCACACAAAGACAGGTGACTTCACATTAAATACTACTGTCTACACATTCATCATACATTTGGAGAACATGGCTCCATAAATTTATCAGTCCTAATGCTGATGAGGTGATCATTTCCCTTACCTGAATCTTGCCTCTGACTTGCTCCAGACCCCATCAGGCTTCAGTCAGCTGAGGTACTGTTTGTCTACATCCACAGACATGATGCTTACAATTTAGTGAGTCTACACAAAAGCACATAAAGCACTAAAGCGCATTTACGTAGAGTCTGCACCCACGAGGCTTTGCTAATCAGCTTCTTTTCTTCTCCGTCATTCCCTCTGTCTGGTTGAGTGACACTAATCCTGTGCACCGGCTCAGAGCACCAGTAAGGAGGGCTGGATTTAAAGGGAGCACAAGATTAAGTCTTATAGACGCTTACTTAAATTCTAATAAACAATGGCAAAATTGTCCATTTAATTTAGGCTGTTATGAACGAGCCAGCATTAGCAGTTTGATAAAAAATACTCAACAAGAAAATGGAAGACGCTGCTTTGATCCATTTTTTTCTGCTAGTTTATGGCAACACCAGCATTGCACTGGAACCTTTTAGGATgaaattctttattattattattatttttatatgttgAACTATAGTGCTGTTATACTACTTTTGATCAAGGTCTATTGTGCACTATCATGGCTCtgttatctttatttatttattgtataccGTAGAGTACACAAGAAGGAGAGCAGGTGGGAAATGGGCTCTTCCAAGGACAGACTCAAACCCAGACCTTTGCTGTGGCCTTTGGATACATGTGGGTCGCCTTCTTAACCCAGCACCCCACTTTCCCTTTCTGAAccaaacaggaaaataatgtGGATACTACTGTATTAAATATTACTGTGAAGCCGCTAATGGACCAGGAGAAGACAGCCCAATTATGCTATTACCGTAGACCGTGTGATAGATGGACAAGATTGGTTTCTAAAGCCCTTTTTTTAAAGCCTCAAGTTGGGCATTTCTGCTGTTGACATGTTTGTTACAAAAAACCCACATGAAACAAAGAAGGGCGAGTCTGACAGGCAACTTATTAACCGATCGGTGTGTGTTTTCAAACCACAGATGAGGCTATATTTGGAAACATGGTAAGGCCAAGACTAACAAAACGGTCTTAAGTTTTTATCCACAACAGCCAAAATGAATGTATGACATCATAAATTCAGCAGGAAAGTGTTTGCAGAGGTCAAGACTGAAACCTATTTTTTCGTAGATTTCTATACACTCGGAAGACTttttgcaaactgcagctatcgccatctggtggcctgCAGATAGAGGTTTCTAGGCACTTCCGTATTGGCTTCATTTTGTCTTGGAGGCTACCTCcatgttttaaatgaatctTCAAATCAATACATTGATGTGATAAAAGAATATAAACAAGTCAAGATTTTGAAAATACTGGCAGGCATCAGTGctactcctcagcctcctcgtAGATACACCTATGGTATCGATTCCAAAATCCAACATTGCCTTGTTCTCGATTTATCGCATTCAGAAAGCCTGACCTCTGACGTTGAGGTCAAGGTCGCCGGGATTCGACCTCGTCCAAGGTTTTTAGTAGATGACTTTGAAACTCCTACATCGTCTCGTTCTTGAGTTATTGCACTCACAAACTTGGGTGATGACGATACACCATCAGCCTATTATGCCTGAGGGGTAAAAATTAATGTTATTGGCTATAATGTTTTTAAGTCTTAAACCATAGGCAAATTAATTTTGCTTTCCATTAACATCTAAAGGACTGGTAGCCTCCTTGAGCTTAATTTTCCATTGTCTTAAGATCTTTTTAAGGgcctgtggaaaaaaaaccctccccATTGGTGAagtcttttatttttgaaacaGTCTTCGAAGAAGAGAACACAACAGGTAACAGAGGTAACAGGGTGAGACTCAAAGACAGTAAACACATGCAACACTTATGTGCTGGGAGCCAGTGgtgaggttttgtttttttttaaagaaagcaaaagTAGCTTAGTTTCAGTGAGTTCAGATAACATCAAAGCCAATCAAAGTCATAACATCAATTAGTTATCAAGCCAGTAGTATTGTACTACTAATTTTACAATATGAATTCTGAAGTCTCTGTACTACCCTGTGTATAAAAATCAACATGTTCCCTGACATCACTGGAGTAGGTAGAAAGTCAAATGTCcatgaaaattaaattaaaaaaaaaaaaccccactcaTGAACAAATACAATAAACTGCTGCCCATTTATTCCATTCTGTGCTTTCCTCGCCTCTTCTAAATGTTGTAACTGATGGTGAGTTCACGAGTTCCATTCGCCCAGTGTCGAAGATACTCTAAATCATCTTCAATGTTTTCTTCGTCCGTGTTAACTttgaggaagaaaaaagaaaacaaaaccctGAGCAACCTTCGTGAATTTGTAGATACCACAGCAAACCGCAGGAATCATGAAAAAGCTCTCCTGAGAATTCTTACCGGGATGGGAATGTGATGCAGTGGTGAACACTTTGGGACAAAGGACCCCGTCTTCTTCTCCATCCGAATCATTGAGGCTTTCATCCAGATTCTTTTGCAGCTTCTCCAGCTCTTCCAGCAGCTCATCCtgggaaagacagagagagagagacagcaacAGGCACACAGCAGCTCAGCAAGTGTCAAGAAGTCACAGAAGCGGAAAACCTgacttaaaaataataatgatttagCAAATCACACTGAGCCACATCATACAAATGTCAATAATGTAAGCAGACTCTAGAAATCAGACAAACCAAGAatcactgcaaaaacaaaagctcCAAAACACACTAAAATCATCTTTACCTCTTTAAATTCCACTTCAAATCTCACAGCTGTGTAGAGGCTGTCTAGCAAGTCTTCAGTCACGTCCTGTTGCTCAGTAATGTCCTCTATCAGGTCATTCACCTTGGTGATGATTTCTCTGCAAAACCCTGCAGACAGTAGTGGTCAAGACATTCATCTATTCGGCTGAAACATCCACAGTTTGAGCTTGAGGTAAAACACAAATTCCAGACaggtttgtgttatttttttcatcttggctttggggaagaaaagaAATGCCTGCGCAACCTGCATGAATTCACAGACACCACAGCCAACTGCAAGAATAAAGTCAAAGCTCTCCCGACAAGTCTTACCACGATGGGAATGTAATGCAGTGGTGAACAGTTTGGGACAAGGGTCCCCGTCCTCTGCTTCGTCCGCCTCAAAGAGGCTTTCATCCACATTCTTTTCCAGCTTCTCCAGCTCTGCCAGCAGCTCATCCTGAGAaaaaacatacagagacacAGCAACAGGCACACAACAAGTGACAACTCTGGTACAGAGAATCAGCGCAGTCACAAAAGTCCTCAAAAAATTAAGATCATTCTTACCTCATTAAATTCCCCTTCAAAACCCACAGGTGTGCAGAGGCTCTCTAGCATGCCTCCAgtctcatcctcctcctctgcaaTATCCTTCATCAGGTCACTCACCTTGTTAACGATTTCTCTGCAACAGCCAGCAGACAGtttctttgattttaaattatCTTGGCACTCAGCATTCAAAGGCCATGACAGACTTCTTTCTCATTCATAGATGGCGTTATTTCACACGTTCCTGTAGTGTTTCTCCTCACATGTGTTCGTAAATGGCTCTCatggcttttacagcacagtcaATGTAGTTGATGTGTTTCTCGTAGAACTTCTTTCTTCTCAGCGCCTGCAGAGCCGCTGGGAGGAGAGCACGGTGAGACAAAAACAGCACATGAGCAGGAATAGATTTAACTTTGCTTTTTCACTATttcttttaaacagaaaaccccaaaaatAGAGACTATGAGGTTAAGCTAATAGATGGATCTATGGTTCATAAACATtttgctcaaagaagtcctaccattaattaatgcttcaatcttaaatatgatgaACCTAGCTCTTataaataatcagctatgtactacagaccttcaagctggcagtagcTAAACCACTACTTAAAAAGCCAaccccagcagtcttagctaattataggccaatagCACAGATACtaactctggatggcattaccttggcctccactaacactttgagtaatcctggagtcatttttgaccaggatatgtcttTCAATgcaacaaatatgtaggactgctttctaaCATTTGCAAAATATCTCTAACATCCTGCATCCTGATgatgaaaaactagttcatgcgtTTATTaattctaggctggactactgtaattcgttattatcaggatgtcctaaaaactccctgaaaagcctttaGTTGAGCCAAAATGTTGCAGCAAAACAGCAatagtactgacagggactagaaagagagagcatattccTCCTATATTGGATTCTCTTCACTTGCTCCCTAGTAAAACcataattgaatttaaaatcctacTCCTTACAAACAagatcttgaataatcaggccccatcttatcttaatgaccttgtagtaacatatcaccccattagagctcTTTGCTCTGAGACTGCAGGTTTACTCGTGGTTCCTGAAGTATTTAACAGTAGAacgggaggcagagccttcagttttcaggcctgTCTGTCTCCAAATTGGAACCCACTTCCAATTTGGAGACAGACACGcactctacttttaagataaTGCTTAAAACGTgattttttgctaaagcatatagttaggactGAAtactcccttagttatgctgcaatatgtgtaggctgctgggggattcccatgatgcactaggtgtttcttcttcagtcaccttatacacctctctgcatttaaatattattttaatccaaccaaacacagcaacttgaaatataagaaaagaaataaatatatttagctATAAACTTATATAACTCTTTATGTCTGAACTGAAAATATGTCTGAACCTTTTCTGGGGAAGAGTAAAGTCTAGTTTTGACAGAAAAAGGATATACAAATATATCAGTGAGCAGGACTCAAGTATATGTGTTGAGGTATACGCACAAACATGTAATTCATTTGAACCTTTccagtactttttttttactacgTTCATCTTCTTTTACATTACTTTTAAcaagttaaaataaatgtataaccAGTTTTAGTTCGTTGTTTCATGGTTGTGTGGCAGGTTGTTGGCTAACGATAATTAGCTTAATAACTAGCTAATTAGCTTTTAGCTAGCTAAGACTGATATTGTATTACTTGCCTACCcgtgtcttttatttatttatttaaagaaatatacttttctgtaaaatagctcacctcttctgttttttgtgctgtttttcttgGCAAAAATCTCTAGGTGGTCAATTTTCTTCTTCATAAATTCTTTcttcttcaccagcagctctcctctggCTGGAAGCTTCTCCATCCAGGGCTCCTTCTCCACCTTTTCCCCgctactgaaaacaaacagagacaTGCCTGTGAGCTTGACAGACGTGCAAAACAGCTTCAGGTTTTGACTCTGCAGTTCTTCGTGTCTTGATTATCTGCAATTTGAAACTGTAGTCAAGTGAATCCTTATGTGCCAAGTTGGAGACCTCtttcaaaagaaaacacatccCTGTGCTGCAGAAACGGGTTAACACCATTGAATATCACTGTCCTAGCACCATATGGGAATACTAGGATCTAGCTATCTAGCAGTCTATCtataatactgtgcaaaagtcttgagtcgcCTCTCAAttctttaaattttgataggaaaatagaaaatagatGCAGTGATTTACCCAAAAGAGTTTGCACATTTCTTCAAAGCTTCAAAgtgaatatttggtgtgaccaccttttTTCTTCAACATAGCTTGACCTCTTTTAAGCCgttttctcagcatttcttaaagtagtcttcaggaattgttctccaggcttcttgaaggacattcaaaggtCTTGTTTGGATGTTGGTTGCCTTTTCAGTCCATACTTGATCAAGATGATCCCATGCTGCTTCAATAGTATTTATGTCTGCGCTTTGGGGAGGCCAACCTGTGATTGATAGTgttcaatgtgtttttctatccagggaTGTTTTTACTATATTGGTAATGTGTTTGGTGTAATTTCTGAAAAAATATGTCACCACTCAGGTGTTTTACAGATGGTATAACATGGTACATTTAAATATGATGATACTTTTCCATGTTCATAATTTCATCAATTTTAACAAGATCCTCAACACCACTGGCTAAATTcagctccaaaccatgacagagcctccaccgtgctGTACAAATTTGGCATatatttggcatacctcagctttttttcctcactGTATCCCATTCtcaagaatggcttcttgacagcaatccttccactgagaccatttctgataaAGTTTCAGGACCTTCCGAAAGatgaactattgctcaagagcacATTAAAAGTTacaagtctggctccttggaagaaaaatacaaagtaaATTTGGGGTGATACAATACACATTATCTTTAGGCATTTCAGCAGTTTTCTcagttatttttatcttttaatttCAAATGTTCATCTTTGACTTTGAGCTTAGCCACCATTTAtctgctatttatttatttttctatttttcttctaGCTATCTACTAGATAGCTATTTCACCTATCCATGACTTGTTAGGAAAACTGATTTCCTTCCTTTTTCACTGTGGATGTCTTACTATTACCAATTTCAACTgtattttaaattacttttagCTACTTTGTATCCACTACCTTAAACTATTTGTTTGATGTTGTTTATTGGAGAGAATACATTTGATAAAACATATAACTGTATACTTTTGAAAtatgtagatagatagattttgTCCTTtgaaattggttctttgctaaattATCTGATATGTGACACAACAATGATTCATCTCTTGAGTCAGGTGCCTTTTTTATGATTGAATGACTCACGGATCAGtgttaatatatttttatatatattatataaaatatataatatgaagatcttcaggtacaagaactggaatgaaaattagtgaaaaagcagaaaagaaatGTAGGGAAACGAAGTGTGGCTAAAAACCTTTGCTCTATGCTATGCAGTTTACTCTATCTAGTTATGATAATAGGTGGCAGCATTTCACTCGAGGCAAGATGACACCTTCGAAGAATGGGCGAGgaaggggaagaagaagaatttgAATCACGTGACTACTGTTGAACCAGGAAGATCCACGGTGTTACCAAAACAAATCAGGACTACCTTGTAGAGGCGCTACAAATAACTTATTAGTCGTCTCCTGGTATTATCTTCGCTTGGACATGGATGGTATGTCGTGTGTTAACTTCTGAACTGTCTGTCTGAGTAGACTTTGGTTCTTTATTTTAGCCAAAGCGCCAGACTACGTTAGATAGCTAAAATTAGCGCTTTAGCTTGGGTGTGTGGTTAGCCGGGTTAGCTGTCtgacctgttttttttgttggtttttttttttttcgtttatCACATTTGACGTCCGATGAAGTTTACGGACTCATTATTAAGTGGGCCTTTAGTTTTATTGGGCTGTGCCAGAGTCTTTTCTTAGCAGTGACTGCTACAGTAGGAATGTGATACAGCAGGCAGAATTTGATTGGAGCAACTTTGACAGACGGAGACACATTTCATCGCTTTCCCCCGGCCCTGGTAGATACAAGTATTCGGTatagaagtttaaaaaaaatcacaagagCTTCCTTTTGCCTGCTTAAACGCTAAAAACTGTTTCTTTatgttatatttatgtatataccTGTTCTTACAGATATAATTATAACTCAGACATTTGGTTCAATTGGCTTGATTtgggaaaaatattttaaaataaatatataaatatatttccgGTATCTTCAACCGTCCGCTGTTTTCAACATGATCAGTGTTGTTAAAGTAGATTTGTTATACTCTTCTGATTTATTATGTGACATCGGTTAAATAAAACGGCAGGCTGTTCTCgatgacatcatacagatccAAAGGTCGGAAAAAAAACGGTCTGACTTTCAGTGTTTAATTAAAGCAATACGAAGCCTGAGCTTTTGCATGTTAGGGTGTAGTTGGACATACACTTACatcattatttaaaactttgatCTTGTTTAATGTGAACATATGATAATTTATATAACATATGATAAGCACAATACCTTTCGTGGTGCTAAGCCAGAGACAGAAACTGCCCACCATGATCGTTCTAAATAGCTCACTGAATTCGAGTGCGGTACTTTAACAAAATGccagtttgtgaaatttcttctcTCTTAGATGTTGCATGATCTGCTGGAAGTGGTGGTTTTGCAAAACTGAAGTTTAGGAATCACAACAACTCAGTTGCAGACCACGTAAATAATGGGTTCGTGGAGGGCTGAGGCCCTGATAACTAAATAACTATCTCCAGTGTCCCTCTGGTATTAACATTAGCACATAAACTGTTCTGGGAACTGCATGGCATGGGTTTCAATGGCAAGCAGCTCCTGTAGATGTAATGTGTAGGTGCCCAGTACTTTTATCCATATAGTCTATGTGACAGTTTATGTTATATACACTCCAAATGTCTGACTCTGTCTCTCACCATCTCTTCACAGAAACACTCTTTCAGTTAAAGGTATGTTCCAGTGAA from the Oreochromis niloticus isolate F11D_XX linkage group LG7, O_niloticus_UMD_NMBU, whole genome shotgun sequence genome contains:
- the LOC100707691 gene encoding charged multivesicular body protein 4b isoform X2 is translated as MEKLPARGELLVKKKEFMKKKIDHLEIFAKKNSTKNRRAALQALRRKKFYEKHINYIDCAVKAMRAIYEHIEIVNKVSDLMKDIAEEEDETGGMLESLCTPVGFEGEFNEDELLAELEKLEKNVDESLFEADEAEDGDPCPKLFTTALHSHRGFCREIITKVNDLIEDITEQQDVTEDLLDSLYTAVRFEVEFKEDELLEELEKLQKNLDESLNDSDGEEDGVLCPKVFTTASHSHPVNTDEENIEDDLEYLRHWANGTRELTISYNI
- the LOC100707691 gene encoding charged multivesicular body protein 4b isoform X1 codes for the protein MSLFVFSSGEKVEKEPWMEKLPARGELLVKKKEFMKKKIDHLEIFAKKNSTKNRRAALQALRRKKFYEKHINYIDCAVKAMRAIYEHIEIVNKVSDLMKDIAEEEDETGGMLESLCTPVGFEGEFNEDELLAELEKLEKNVDESLFEADEAEDGDPCPKLFTTALHSHRGFCREIITKVNDLIEDITEQQDVTEDLLDSLYTAVRFEVEFKEDELLEELEKLQKNLDESLNDSDGEEDGVLCPKVFTTASHSHPVNTDEENIEDDLEYLRHWANGTRELTISYNI